A window of the Oryza brachyantha chromosome 5, ObraRS2, whole genome shotgun sequence genome harbors these coding sequences:
- the LOC102710499 gene encoding 3-ketoacyl-CoA synthase 4-like, protein MNGGAAPPEAAAPPAAGPDAAAAAAAATPSHRRLPDFLQSVNLKYVKLGYHYLITHLLTLLLLPLMAVIILEAGRTDPDDLRQLWLHLQYNLVSVLVLSAVLVFGATVYVLTRPRPVYLVDFACYKPPDNLKVRFEEFLHHSKLCGFSEDCLEFQRKILERSGLSEETYVPEAMHLIPPVPTMANARAEAESVMFGALDNLFKATGVKPKDVGVLVVNCSLFNPTPSLSAMIVNKYKLRGNIKSFNLGGMGCSAGVIAVDLARDMLQVHRNTYAVVVSTENITQNWYFGNRKSMLIPNCLFRVGGAAVLLSNRGSDRRRAKYALKHVVRTHRGADNKAFNCVYQQQDDEGKTGVSLSKDLMAIAGGALKTNITTLGPLVLPVSEQLLFFATLVAKKLFNAKIKPYIPDFKLAFEHFCIHAGGRAVIDELEKNLQLQPVHVEASRMTLHRFGNTSSSSIWYELAYMEAKGRVRRGHRIWQIAFGSGFKCNSAVWHALRNVKPSPQSPWEDCIDRYPVELVDGFPTHNAQQ, encoded by the coding sequence ATGAACGGAGGCGCCGCACCACCggaggcggccgcgccgccggcggcggggccggatgcggcggcggcggcggcggcggctacgcCGAGCCACCGGCGGCTGCCGGACTTCCTCCAGAGCGTGAACCTCAAGTACGTGAAGCTGGGGTACCACTACCTCATCACCCACCTCCTCACGCTCCTGCTGCTCCCTCTCATGGCCGTCATCATCCTCGAGGCCGGCCGCACCGACCCCGACGATCTCCGCCAGCTCTGGCTCCACCTCCAGTACAACCTCGTCTCCGTCCTCGTCCTCTCCGCCGTCCTCGTCTTCGGCGCCACTGTCTACGTGCTCACCCGCCCCCGCCCGGTCTACCTCGTCGACTTCGCCTGCTACAAGCCGCCCGACAACCTCAAGGTCCGCTTCGAAGAGTTCCTCCACCACTCCAAGCTGTGCGGATTCTCCGAAGATTGCCTCGAGTTCCAGCGCAAGATCCTGGAGCGGTCTGGCCTCAGCGAGGAGACGTACGTCCCCGAGGCCATGCACCTCATCCCGCCGGTACCCACCATGGCGAATGCCCGCGCCGAGGCGGAGTCCGTCATGTTCGGCGCGCTCGACAATCTGTTCAAGGCCACCGGCGTCAAGCCCAAGGACGTCGGCGTCCTCGTCGTCAATTGCAGCCTGTTCAACCCCACGCCGTCCCTCTCCGCCATGATCGTGAACAAGTACAAGCTGAGGGGGAACATCAAGAGCTTTAACCTCGGCGGGATGGGCTGCAGCGCCGGCGTGATCGCCGTTGACCTCGCGCGCGACATGCTGCAGGTGCACCGCAACACCTACGCCGTGGTGGTGAGCACGGAGAACATCACCCAGAATTGGTACTTCGGCAACCGCAAGTCGATGCTGATCCCCAACTGCCTGttccgcgtcggcggcgcggcggtgctgcTCTCCAACCGCGGctccgaccgccgccgcgccaagTACGCCCTCAAGCACGTCGTGCGCACGCACAGGGGCGCGGACAACAAGGCGTTCAACTGCGTGTACCAGCAGCAGGACGACGAGGGAAAGACCGGCGTGTCGCTGTCCAAGGACCTCAtggccatcgccggcggcgcgctcaAGACGAACATCACCACGCTGGGCCCGCTGGTCCTCCCCGTCAGCGAGCAGCTCCTCTTCTTCGCCACGCTCGTGGCGAAGAAGCTGTTCAACGCCAAGATCAAGCCCTACATCCCGGACTTCAAGCTCGCGTTCGAGCACTTCTGCATCCACGCCGGGGGCCGCGCCGTGATCGACGAGCTGGAGAAGAACCTCCAGCTGCAGCCGGTCCACGTCGAGGCGTCCCGGATGACGCTCCATCGCTTCGGCAACACGTCGAGCAGCTCCATCTGGTACGAGCTCGCCTACATGGAGGCCAAGGgccgcgtccgccgcggccaccgcaTCTGGCAGATCGCGTTCGGCAGCGGGTTCAAGTGCAACAGCGCGGTCTGGCACGCTCTCCGCAACGTCAAGCCGTCACCGCAGAGCCCCTGGGAGGATTGCATTGACCGCTACCCGGTGGAGCTCGTCGACGGCTTCCCGACACACAACGCCCAGCAATAA
- the LOC121054446 gene encoding iron-sulfur cluster assembly protein 1-like, which translates to MLRAAGKRLLGVGIRPGPGGGEAAAAAAFAVRGRGYHERVVDHYDNPRNVGTFDKDDPDVGTGLVGAPACGDVMKLQIRVDEGSGRIVDACFKTFGCGSAIASSSVASEWVKGKQMEDATAIKNSEIAKHLSLPPVKLHCSMLAEDAIKAAVKDYEAKKMKLDKRGE; encoded by the exons atgctgCGCGCGGCGGGGAAGCGTCTCCTCGGCGTTGGGATCCGACCGGGGCCCGGCggtggagaggcggcggcggcggcggccttcgCCGTGAGAGGGAGGGGGTACCACGAACGGGTGGTGGACCACTACGACAACCCGCGGAACGTGGGGACGTTCGACAAGGACGACCCCGACGTCGGCACGGGGCTCGTCGGCGCGCCGGCGTGCGGCGACGTCATGAAGCTGCAGATCCGCGTCGACGAAGGGTCCGGTAGGATTGTGGACGCCTGCTTCAAGACATTCGGGTGCGGTTCCGCCATCGCCTCGTCCTCTGTCG ctAGTGAGTGGGTGAAGGGAAAGCAAATGGAGGATGCAACAGCAATCAAGAACAG TGAGATAGCGAAACATCTATCGCTCCCACCTGTAAAGCTCCACTGCAGCATGCTCGCTGAGGATGCAATCAAGGCTGCGGTGAAGGATTATGAAGCGAAGAAAATGAAGCTGGATAAAAGGGGCGAGTAG
- the LOC102710789 gene encoding MYB-like transcription factor EOBII produces the protein MDMWAGAMEYTVDGSGDGGEQQEAAAVRKGPWTMEEDLSLANYIAANGDGAWNALARAAGLSRTGKSCRLRWLNYLRPDVRRGNITPEEHTLIVELQARWGNRWSKIARHLPGRTDNEIKNFWRTKIQKKHRRRTYGIHATTSESIRPAAAGYLTAVAEDQGSSSISGRTTVVVTQEYGIAAPQLGSLSLDHPASYPSAIHGGEGADAGGDIVVSEEFLAASNDNFWVLEDLWPTVQSLHGD, from the exons ATGGACATGTGGGCCGGAGCCATGGAGTACACGGTGGACGggagtggcgacggcggcgagcagcaggaggcggcggccgtgcgTAAGGGGCCATGGACGATGGAGGAGGATCTCAGCCTCGCCAACTACATCGCCgccaacggcgacggcgcgtggaacgccctcgcccgcgccgccg GGCTTAGCCGCACCGGGAAGAGCTGCCGGCTCCGGTGGCTGAACTACCTGCGGCCCGACGTGCGGCGCGGCAACATCACGCCGGAGGAGCACACGCTCATCGTCGAGCTGCAGGCCAGATGGGGCAACAG ATGGTCCAAGATCGCAAGGCACCTTCCTGGCCGGACAGACAACGAGATCAAGAACTTCTGGAGAACCAAGAtacagaagaagcacaggagAAGAACGTACGGGATCCACGCGACGACGAGCGAGAGCATCAGGCCTGCAGCTGCTGGGTACCTGACCGCGGTGGCCGAGGACCAGGGCAGCAGTAGCATCTCCGGCCGgaccaccgtcgtcgtcacgcAGGAGTACGGCATTGCGGCGCCGCAGCTCGGCAGCCTGAGCTTGGACCACCCGGCGAGCTACCCGAGCGCGATCCATGGTGGAGAAGGTGCTGATGCGGGTGGCGACATCGTCGTCTCCGAGGAGTTCTTGGCAGCGTCGAACGACAATTTCTGGGTCCTCGAGGATTTGTGGCCCACGGTGCAGTCTCTCCACGGCGATTGA
- the LOC102702659 gene encoding 50S ribosomal protein L12, chloroplastic-like: MAMASTAVSSALPLFHVRTASYVPTAVRFPSRGGRRHHSVACNSTASPKVLELGDAIAGLTLEEARGLVDHLQERLGVSAAAFSPAAVVAAPGAAGAAGGGEDAAAAAEKTEFDVVIEEVPSSARIATIKVVRALTSLALKEAKDLIEGLPKKVKEAVSKDEAEDAKKQLEEVGAKVSIA, from the coding sequence atggccatggcttccaccgccgtctcctccgccCTACCCCTCTTCCACGTCCGCACCGCCTCCTACGTCCCCACGGCGGTGCGGTTCCccagccgcggcggccgccgccaccactccGTCGCCTGCAACTCCACGGCATCCCCCAAGGTGCTCGAGCTCGGGGACGCCATCGCGGGGCTCACCCTGGAGGAGGCACGGGGCCTCGTGGACCACCTCCAGGAGCGTCTCGGCGTGTCTGCGGCCGCGTTCTCCCCCGCCGCGGTGGTCGCCGCGccaggcgccgccggcgccgcgggcggcggcgaggacgcggcggcggccgccgagaAGACGGAGTTCGACGTGGTGATCGAGGAGGTGCCGAGCAGCGCCCGCATCGCGACCATCAAGGTGGTGCGCGCGCTGACGAGCCTGGCGCTGAAGGAGGCCAAGGACCTCATCGAGGGGCTCCCCAAGAAGGTCAAGGAGGCCGTGAGCAAGGACGAAGCCGAGGACGCCAAGAAGCAGCTCGAGGAGGTCGGCGCCAAGGTGTCAATCGCCTAG
- the LOC121054493 gene encoding uncharacterized protein LOC121054493 — protein sequence MSRAMQLQRRREAAAGGGAAGVVPARRRFDDDGEEEEEPTTAGGDGCRCRSCAAVMLADCIALGCCPCAVVSMLSLALVKAPLVVGRRCVGRLRSRRRTLLHKKRVSDAAGETKAIAKAEADAVVADDDAATASPAEAAGAAGDGDGDGDLAWLEEMYQMGHWGFGRVSISGKTP from the coding sequence ATGAGCAGGGCCATgcagctgcagcggcggcgcgaggcggcggccggcggcggtgcagcgGGTGTGGTGCCCGCGCGGCGCCGGTTCGACGATgatggtgaggaggaggaggagcccacGACGGCGGGGGGCGACGGGTGCAGGTGCCGGTCGTGCGCGGCGGTGATGCTCGCGGACTGCATCGCGCTGGGGTGCTGCCCCTGCGCGGTGGTCAGCATGCTGAGCCTGGCGCTCGTCAAGGCCccgctcgtcgtcggccgtcgcTGCGTCGGCCGGCTCAGGAGCCGGAGGCGGACGCTGCTGCACAAGAAGCGCGTCAGCGACGCTGCTGGCGAGACGAAGGCGATCGCGAAGGCGgaggccgacgccgtcgtggccgacgacgacgccgccaccgcatcccccgccgaggcggcgggtgcggccggcgacggagacggagacggagaccTGGCGTGGCTGGAGGAGATGTACCAGATGGGACACTGGGGCTTTGGCCGCGTGTCCATCTCCGGGAAAACCCCGTGA
- the LOC102711071 gene encoding putative cryptochrome DASH, mitochondrial, with translation MADSDGVAAARDDDYSAAESDEDFTFAAAAAVVPCMVGGGGVFDSGRIGAVYPVFGRPRSPPAREEEEAETATVRVPLGQLLLEERASASAAAPSGKQPDDDGDLDGVPAETYCLWSPGSPAAAVSPARCQKSGSTGSVIRWRQRLIGRSHSDGKEKFVFLNSTSDRSKGRTTSGDGGGGHGGWRYYGRGGGSGGAGVGNGGGRRSSFLPYKQDLVGLFANAGAFRRSYHPF, from the coding sequence ATGGCGGACAGCGACGGGGTCGCCGCTGCCCGCGACGACGATTATTCTGCTGCGGAATCTGATGAGGACTTCACctttgcggcggcggcggccgtcgtcCCGTGTATGgttggaggcggaggcgtcTTCGACAGCGGCCGCATCGGCGCTGTGTACCCGGTGTTTGGTCGCCCGCGGTCGCCTCctgcgcgggaggaggaggaggctgagaCGGCTACTGTGCGGGTGCCACTGGGGCAGCTTCTGCTGGAGGAgagggcgtcggcgtcggcggcggcgccgtcggggAAGCAGcccgacgacgatggcgatcTTGATGGCGTTCCCGCGGAGACGTACTGCCTGTGGTCACCCGGttcccccgcggcggcggtttcGCCGGCGAGGTGCCAGAAGAGCGGCTCGACTGGGTCGGTCATccggtggcggcagcggctcATCGGGCGGAGCCACAGCGACGGCAAGGAGAAGTTCGTGTTCTTGAACTCGACCTCCGACCGTAGTAaagggaggacgacgagcggcgatggtggtggcggccatggcggctgGAGATATTacgggcgaggaggaggcagcggaggcgccggcgtcggcaatggcggcgggcggaggtcaTCGTTCCTCCCGTACAAGCAGGACCTCGTCGGCTTGTTCGCCAACGCCGGCGCGTTCCGCCGGAGCTACCACCCGTTCTAA
- the LOC102702940 gene encoding uncharacterized protein LOC102702940 gives MELNAIAAGSSTMRAVADDDGFTFAEVPPLAVPGAARCIGPPLYPIFGRPRSPPPPPEPETVEGASRLPLWRFLMLDQGQPPTQPADDGLDLDLDGEPAEPTYLYCPLCPALPVATAAASPARCRKSGSTGSSLLRWRQWSIGRSHSDGKERFVFLNAASPSGSEPKGRGGGGHDGALSYYANGGGSSRGGGRRRTFLPYKQDLVGIFANATAFRRSYHPF, from the coding sequence ATGGAGCTGAACGcgatcgccgccggcagcagcaCCATGCGGGCCgtggccgacgacgacggcttcACCTTCGCCGAGGTCCCGCCTCTGGCTGTGCCTGGAGCCGCCCGCTGCATAGGTCCGCCGCTGTACCCGATCTTCGGCCGaccgaggtcgccgccgccgccgcctgagCCGGAGACGGTGGAGGGTGCGTCGCGTTTGCCGCTGTGGCGGTTCCTGATGCTGGACCAGGGGCAACCGCCGACGCAGCCAGCGGACGACGGACTCGACCTCGACCTCGACGGGGAGCCGGCGGAGCCGACGTACCTGTACTGCCCGTTGTGCCCCGCGTtgccggtggcgacggcggcggcctccccgGCGCGGTGCCGGAAGAGCGGCTCCACGGGGTCGTCTCTCCTCCGGTGGCGCCAGTGGTCCATCGGCCGGAGCCACAGCGACGGCAAGGAGAGGTTCGTGTTCTTGAACGCGGCCTCCCCCTCCGGCTCCGAGCCCaaggggagaggcggcggcggccatgacgGTGCCCTGAGCTACTacgcgaacggcggcggcagcagcaggggAGGCGGTCGCCGGAGGACGTTCCTCCCCTACAAGCAGGACCTCGTCGGGATCTTCGCCAACGCCACCGCGTTCCGCCGGAGCTACCACCCGTTCTGA